From a single Bacteroidia bacterium genomic region:
- the fabG gene encoding 3-oxoacyl-[acyl-carrier-protein] reductase, translating into MKLLEGKTALITGATRGIGKAIAEEFARQGANVAFTYRASAEKAKELEDYLASLGVKTLSFQADAADAAVIQKVVDDIFEQFGQLDVVVNNAGITQDNLLLRMSEEQWNNVIHTNLNSVFYTTKAALRSMLRKRSGSFINISSVVGLQGNAGQANYAASKAGMIGFTKSLAREVGSRGIRANVVAPGFIATEMTAELPEKELAAWLENIPLKRAGEVLDVANLCVFLASDMSSYITGQVFNVDGGMVMA; encoded by the coding sequence ATGAAATTACTCGAAGGAAAAACGGCGCTGATCACCGGGGCAACCCGGGGAATCGGAAAAGCCATTGCAGAAGAATTTGCCCGCCAGGGTGCCAACGTAGCTTTCACTTATCGCGCCTCCGCTGAAAAGGCGAAAGAATTGGAAGATTATCTCGCCAGCCTGGGGGTCAAAACCCTCTCTTTTCAGGCCGATGCAGCCGATGCCGCAGTAATTCAAAAAGTGGTGGATGATATTTTTGAACAGTTTGGTCAACTGGATGTCGTTGTCAATAATGCTGGCATCACACAAGACAATCTGCTGCTTCGTATGAGCGAAGAGCAGTGGAATAATGTCATTCATACCAACCTCAATAGCGTATTTTATACAACCAAAGCGGCGTTGCGCTCCATGCTTCGCAAACGCAGTGGAAGTTTTATTAATATCAGCTCGGTCGTAGGTCTTCAGGGAAATGCCGGACAGGCAAATTATGCAGCTTCTAAAGCGGGGATGATTGGTTTTACCAAATCTCTGGCCCGCGAAGTGGGATCCCGGGGTATTCGCGCCAATGTCGTTGCGCCGGGCTTTATCGCTACAGAAATGACGGCAGAACTGCCGGAAAAGGAGCTGGCAGCATGGCTGGAAAATATTCCGTTGAAACGTGCCGGCGAAGTCTTAGATGTGGCAAACCTCTGTGTATTTCTCGCTTCCGACATGTCTTCCTATATCACTGGCCAGGTATTTAATGTGGACGGTGGAATGGTGATGGCCTGA
- a CDS encoding phosphoribosyltransferase family protein translates to MSVTKVKILDQPAIFARLKRMAYQIYEANYLEKEIYVIGIDERGGFLAEELVTYLRTLSSIEIILVKAQLDRSESPGIGVSLSEDIESLTQKAVVVVDDVLYSGATMLHVVSILFQANPRTIQVAVMIDRGHRLVPVSADFIGMELATTLQQHVSFVADVEKKEVSVYLL, encoded by the coding sequence ATGTCAGTAACCAAAGTAAAAATTCTCGATCAACCGGCCATTTTTGCCAGGCTCAAAAGAATGGCCTATCAGATATATGAAGCAAATTATCTGGAGAAAGAAATTTATGTAATCGGTATTGACGAAAGGGGCGGTTTTTTGGCTGAAGAGCTTGTCACTTACCTTCGGACACTCAGTAGCATCGAGATCATTTTGGTAAAAGCACAGTTGGACCGCTCCGAATCCCCCGGGATTGGGGTAAGTCTTTCTGAAGATATAGAAAGTCTGACGCAAAAGGCTGTTGTCGTCGTTGACGACGTGTTGTACAGTGGCGCTACCATGTTGCATGTGGTGTCCATTCTCTTTCAGGCAAATCCCCGTACTATTCAGGTTGCCGTAATGATCGATCGCGGCCACAGACTGGTGCCGGTTTCTGCCGACTTTATCGGTATGGAGCTTGCGACCACACTCCAGCAACATGTATCCTTTGTAGCCGACGTGGAAAAAAAGGAGGTTTCCGTTTATTTACTATAA